Within Desulfobacter sp., the genomic segment AGTAAATTTCCTTTTTTTTGGGGCATTTTTAGGCTGCCTAATGTTTAGGCACTTATAAAATCAATCCCTATTTATATAAAAAAAACAATAAAAACTAAGGGATTCCCTGATACACATAACTTTAAGTTGATGATATGAATTAAGCAGTGTTTATCTTTACATCTTAGTTGAATTTTGGCCTTAAATTGTTCCATCCAGGATTAAACCTTTTACCTGAGCTTTTGCAATTTAGAAGCCTGACGCAAAGAAGGATGTCATGAGAAACCTTGTTATAATATTAATCTTGCTCATTCCAATAGCAATTCAGGCCGGTGAAAAAATAGACTCTTTCGAAGGTCTTGAAATTACAAAAGAAAGCGGGGTGCTAATAATTGATAGCACATCCAAAAAACATATGGAGAAAGCCCACTCCCAACAGGCCAAAAAAAGGGCTATGGAAGCTCAACAAAAAGCTCAAAAAGAGGCCCAACACCCCAGAATTGAAGACAAATTAGAAGCCCAACTACGCAAAATTGAGGCCCAGCAAAAAATACGCATGCAAGAGCTTGAGATTTATCGTGCGAACCAATATTTATCTTATAAAGCAACCAAAGATGCTCAATACCAAAAACAACGCCAAGAACAACAAAAAATATTAGATGATATTCATGCGTCAGATAGCCTCTTAGAAAAGATCAAGCTCAAAACATCGCCTGAATCATATTGGGAGGCAAAAGTTAAAAATTTAGAGTGGTCCGTAAGCTCAGCCAGCGCGGAAATAAGAGATTTAGTAATCGAATATAAAAAAATACTTGCTACAAAAGATTTGGAATTAGCGCAAGCAGTAAACGATGCAAGATATATTGGTGCAGATCCTCGACAAGCCAGAATAGAAATGTGGGAAGGAATACAACATGAAATTATAACTTTAAAAGCAGTAATCAGCGAAAATCGAGTAATATTGAATCGTGATCAAACATGGTTAGAACAAGCACGCAGGATGCTATCAGTATACCGACAACAAAATTAACTCGGGATAAAATTCTTCACACGGATGGGAATTTCCATATAAGATATTGCAAAATTTTAAACCGATACATTTAATTTTAGCCTCTACTATACTGCCCAACCTAAACCGAATAGACAGAATCTGCTTATAACGATATTGGCATATTCTGTTCCATTTGAGAGAGGATAAAAAAATGAGAGAAAATAATATGAAATTTTTTTTCACAGCATTGTTCTTAATTTTTGGAATTACTCTTAGTGAAGTCGAAGCGGAAGATTTCATATCAATAATGGAAAAATATGGAAAAAAAACAGCAATCAAAATGGTTGTTGATGAGTTTAACAAAAATTGCCCTATGGTAGTAGATAAGTATACGAATATAACTAAAGCGTTGCCTTTTTCAGATAGGCTTAAATATCAAGCCTCCATTTCTGGTATTCCCTATGACAATATTAAACAATCTCTTGAAAGCTTGAAAAATAGAATAACTTATATTGGTACCAATACAATGTGTTCTTCTCCCGATACAAGGCCATTGATTGATTCTGATTTAATAGTGGAATATGAATACTATTATGAAGATGGCACATTTCTGTTTTCGTACAGCGTCAAAAAGAGCGATTGCCAATAAATATTATTAAAGCATAAATCCTGTTTGCCGGTACAATCGAATAAAGACAGTTTAGTGATTCTATTTGAATAGGGTTTCCCACCAATATTAATACTGGTGGAATTTATTTAATTTTGCCCATTTTTTAACAATGGCCTGATCACCAAGGTATTCCAACCTTTGGATTTTATCTAAAATATTATCAAATGTTGATCTGTGCATACCTTTTGGCTTCTCAGGAATAATATCCATAATGCCCGGTTCCGCACCAATTTTCCGCTTCAACTTATTAGCCCTATTAAACAATCGCTTTGTTGAATGAGTATTGCAACTGGCATAAGTTAGGCCATGGCAATCTCTACAAAGAAAATTTTTGCCTGCCCCACCCAGACTATAAAGGATTTCAACCTTCCGTTCACATTGTGAACAGAGAAACCATTTTCTATAGCCTCCATAGTTGCAAGGGGTTTGGTCAAAAAAAATGACCTGTTTGACACCTTCCCAGGCACCACCACGCCCCCTATACCTATATTTAAGGGTTAAGCAGTTTTCTTGAACCTCAAAGTGAACCGCCCCCCTTTTATTGCCATTCGATGACCAGGATAATTTTCCGGCTGTTCCAGGGGGTAAAGCGTTTTGCCTTTTGAGCAATCGGATATCAATGTAAATTTGGCGTTCAACTGTTGGCTTTGTATTAAATCTGAAAAATCGTCCTGAACCCGGCCCGCCCATAAACACCTCTTTTTTGATCAACGACAAATATTTTTTTCCTTCAACGACAATTAAAACTCCCGTTCCCCAACCTGCGTAACCATTTAATTTCATTAAAAAATACTTGCAAAACAATTCTGATTATGTTTTTTAAGACCATCCTTCCGGAGGATAAGGCTATGCTGGAGAGCAACCTGAGCGCCGAGAAGGTGACTGAAGTATGAGGGGCCGTATTTTCCACGTACGGCCTTTCGCTTTTTGCTCTCATACTTTGGTCTATAATGCGCTAAACTCCGGGGGTTTGGGGGCTGGCCCCCATTATAATCCGGTAAAAAGTCCTTTTAATTACCATCACAAAACCCGGTTCTTCCATGGGTTAAGCCCTCTATCGATAGTATCCGTCCGATAGTGCTTGCTGACGGCATTGGTTCAATATTTTCCGCTTCCATCTCCTTGCTGATAGCACCGGCACCGCAGTTCAGGCCTCGATTGTATAAATCCAGTCGGATCATTTTAATAATCTCAACAATCTCCTGCCTGGTATATCTGGTCTCGATCATTATTCGGCCTCCATTTTAGCCTGTTCCATGCGATAGCTTTCCACATTCAATTCAAGGATGATACTGTGATGAACGAGTCTGTCGATGGCTGCTGCCGTTGTCATAGGGTCCTTAAAAATCTGTTCCCACTTAGAGAACGGAAGATTGCTCGTGATCATCAGGCTGCCCTGTTCATACCGTTCCGCCAAAAAGGTAAACAGCACTTCCATTTCTCCCCGGCTTTGTTGGACATACCCAATGTCATCTATAATCACAGCATCAAACCTGGAGAGGGATTTGAGTTTTTTGGTTAGCTCAAGATCCCTTTTGGCAATCAGCAGATCCTGGACGAGCTGACTGCATGAGATAAAAAGAACCTGCTTACCCTTTGCAATTAATTCATGGCCAATGGCACAGAGCAGATGGGTTTTCCCGCTACCCGGATTACCAAAGGCCAGGATGTTTTCACAGCGCTCTAAAAAAGCGCCGTTGACCAGGACACTTAAATGATTGGCAACCTTTAAGGGGAGGCGCTTTTTATCAAAATTCTCAAATGTCTTGGAAGATGGCAACTTGGATGCCCTCAGGTTACGTGATATCCGGTTCTGCCAGCGGACTTCGCATTCGAGACTCAACAATTGTAAGAGGTACTTTTCATATCCCCATGCCTCCGCCCTGGCCTGATCCGCCATTTCTTCATAACTGCGGCGCATGGTCGGCATATGGAGGCTTTTAAGATTGGTGTCTATCTGATCCCGATCATTGATCATGCCGCCACCCCCTTGAGCAATTGGTCATAACGAGTCAAATCAACTGCCTGGATATGAACATCATCCGGCCTGCTGACAGAGGCGTTGGACTCAATAAGGCGTTTAACAGCCTCTTTGCTGATTTCCTGATCCTCGTTTATTAGAACCATCAGGGCGCTGTCTACTGCCACCTCGCTTGTCTTTGCTGCCAGGTATAATATTTTCAGATACCTTGCTGCTGAGCTTTTAACGGTATAACGCTTTCTTAAATGATCGTAGGCAATCCGGAACCGGCTGGTGGGGAACATGGCATTACGATAACGATAATTTTCAAATGCCCCCGGTTTTTTGACCAGGCTGTCAATGATATGCCGGTAATTGATTTTATATTTGCCCTCACCCCGCAACCTTGGCAAAGTATCGACCTTTCTCTGGCCGTACCAGACCTCCAGGCATTCCATGTAGAGGCGGACCTGGATATTTTCTCCTATGAGCCTGCTGTCTACAGAGTAAACGTTGTGATTGACCCGAATGGTACTGCTGGGACCAACCTTTAAATCCATCTTTTTACATGCATCAAGCCGGCGTTTGGGCAACCGGTGTAGGAGATCCAGTTCTTGTGTAAACCGTTTCCTACGACCGGCATTTAGCTGTGCGAACAGTTTGGCCAGGAACAAGTCATATTCTTCCCGGTCTTTAAAATCCCGGTGTCCTCTCAGCATCAGGGCCTGGTCAACGGCTTTTTTGAACCGATAATTGCGCTGCTCCACGTCTCCATTTTCATTGGGGCTGGCAGGGTTAGTTTTGCAAGGAATGATACCGTAATGGTCAACAAGATCCTGATACCTGCTGGTGAACTCCTCAGGGTGACTTACCTTGTTAACAGCGGATGTCAGACAATCGGTGCGATGTTGCTGCGGCACACCACCAAGTTCCCATAGGGCATTTTGCAGGCCCTGGCTCAGGCTTTCGAAACTCTCTGAAAAACAGACTGTACCTGTCTCCCAATTGGAATAGGTCAAAACAAAATGGTAGATCAGGTGGTCAAAAGGGACGCCGCCTATAGTGACGCCCAGTTTATCCATGTGGGTGAAGTCTGACTGGCATAATTCGCCAGGCTTATGAATTTGAGCAAAAAAGATTTCTTTGGGCGGCCCCTCTGTAGCACGCCATTGCTTTATTCTCCGTTGCAGGGTCCGTAATTGTCCATCGGCGAACCGGCCGGGGTGTCTGCGTTGCAAATCCTCAAACAGTGTCTTGGCCTCCAGACCTGGATTTATGGTCAACATGCCTTTGATACCATCCCAGGTCTCCTCAAACGGATCTTTGCGTGTGCGCCATGTATGATCCGTTTTGAGTTCACTCGGCAACTTCCCGTGTTCACGGTACTTTCGAGCTGTTTTTTCATCCATTCCAGCTTTCATTGCTGCTATCCCGAAACTCTTCTCTGACTGAATCAACTTGAACAACCTCCTCACTTGCTGGTCCGTTACCATCCAAATCTCTCCTTCTGTTCAATTTGGATGTTTCTACCATTTTTTTTGATTCTTAAATTTCGGGAATTTTAATTGTCGTTTGGCGGGAATTATAAATGACGCTGATCACTTTTTAACTAAATAGTTAGGGAAGTATGAATTTTAACAAAGAACCGAAGGGACTTTAATTATTTTTTGGCCTACAGGGTTAAAAAGTGGGGGAAGAATTAAAAAAAGTTGTACAGGGGTTGTACAAAAAGGCTCTGGCAGAAATTCACAAATAAAAAAAGGGGTGCCCGATCTTGGCTAACCCCTTGTTTTTACTGGTACCTGGGACGAGAATTGAACTCGTACAGGGCTCAGCCCCGAGGGATTTTAAGTCCCTTGCGTCTACCAGTTCCGCCACCCAGGCACATCGTCAGGATTAAATATATTATTACAGCACATTTTGCAAGGAAAAACCGCCGGCGCCCGACCTCATATATTGCTTCCCCATTTTAAAATGATTATGTTACTATACACGGGCAAAATGCAGCAGACAAAAGTATTGTACCGATTTGTCCCTCTTTATGGATGGAACCAACCTCCCGCGGGAAAGGATAATTGGCAAGATGGTCACTAAAATTTACGTCAATGCAGATCTTAAGGCAACAATCCCTTGCCCTAATTGCAAGAATTCCTACCAAAAAGACGTATCAAGATTCATAAAACACCATAAAGAGGTCCGGCTTAAATACACCTGTAAATGCAAGCACCAGTTCTCCATACTTCTTGAGAGAAGACGGTTCATCAGAAAGGAGAAACAACTCAACGGTTACCTGATCGAACCGACAAGGAAGCTGCCGCTGAGAATAATTGATATTTCCAAGTACGGCATAAAAATCAAGCTGTTCACAAAAGCCCCGCCCGATATCGGCAGCATCCTGACCATTGAATTCATCCTGGATGACCCCGGCCATTCAAAGGTCACCACAAAAGTAACGGTCAAGCGGGTCCTCTTCCCCGACACCCTTGGCTGCGAATTCCTTAACCCGAACCACTATGACAATCTGGGGAAATATTTTTTATTTCATTTTTGATCGCGAGGGCCCGGCACATGGAAAACATTGGAATCCGGGCATAAAAAAATCCCGAGAAGGCTTGTCCTTCCGGGATTCGATGTGAGTGGTGCCGAAGGGGAGATTCGAACTCCCACAAGCGTACGCTCGCTAGTCCCTGAAACTAGTGCGTCTACCAATTCCGCCACTTCGGCACGTCTCAAAACAACGAAAAGGGTTATACAGCAAGGTTTTTGACTTGTCAATCGAAAAGTTCACTTTCTTTTTCAGCAAGCCCCCTGCCTTGGTCTTAAACCATTGTATCTATCTGGTTTCAAACCGCTTTTACCTTCTATCAGAATTTGTAACAGGGTTCTAACCGGAATGTCAACTTGAAA encodes:
- a CDS encoding ATP-binding protein, with protein sequence MINDRDQIDTNLKSLHMPTMRRSYEEMADQARAEAWGYEKYLLQLLSLECEVRWQNRISRNLRASKLPSSKTFENFDKKRLPLKVANHLSVLVNGAFLERCENILAFGNPGSGKTHLLCAIGHELIAKGKQVLFISCSQLVQDLLIAKRDLELTKKLKSLSRFDAVIIDDIGYVQQSRGEMEVLFTFLAERYEQGSLMITSNLPFSKWEQIFKDPMTTAAAIDRLVHHSIILELNVESYRMEQAKMEAE
- a CDS encoding IS21 family transposase, with product MQSEKSFGIAAMKAGMDEKTARKYREHGKLPSELKTDHTWRTRKDPFEETWDGIKGMLTINPGLEAKTLFEDLQRRHPGRFADGQLRTLQRRIKQWRATEGPPKEIFFAQIHKPGELCQSDFTHMDKLGVTIGGVPFDHLIYHFVLTYSNWETGTVCFSESFESLSQGLQNALWELGGVPQQHRTDCLTSAVNKVSHPEEFTSRYQDLVDHYGIIPCKTNPASPNENGDVEQRNYRFKKAVDQALMLRGHRDFKDREEYDLFLAKLFAQLNAGRRKRFTQELDLLHRLPKRRLDACKKMDLKVGPSSTIRVNHNVYSVDSRLIGENIQVRLYMECLEVWYGQRKVDTLPRLRGEGKYKINYRHIIDSLVKKPGAFENYRYRNAMFPTSRFRIAYDHLRKRYTVKSSAARYLKILYLAAKTSEVAVDSALMVLINEDQEISKEAVKRLIESNASVSRPDDVHIQAVDLTRYDQLLKGVAA
- a CDS encoding PilZ domain-containing protein — protein: MVTKIYVNADLKATIPCPNCKNSYQKDVSRFIKHHKEVRLKYTCKCKHQFSILLERRRFIRKEKQLNGYLIEPTRKLPLRIIDISKYGIKIKLFTKAPPDIGSILTIEFILDDPGHSKVTTKVTVKRVLFPDTLGCEFLNPNHYDNLGKYFLFHF